In Haliotis asinina isolate JCU_RB_2024 chromosome 15, JCU_Hal_asi_v2, whole genome shotgun sequence, one DNA window encodes the following:
- the LOC137266045 gene encoding uncharacterized protein — MKFAICVVVVLVSYASGLEWLTRRDAEPENTCRNIYDQITMIMRQPQFSRILLQNGELSLDCREQTLTKADDCINATVVTCRSQFTATQLNAALNVFCRHRADIENEPACWTSDDLPSAVVSCSRSDRPEFALCAERNVTSLTECSATTGAIFSELILDVFKSD; from the exons ATGAAGTTTGCGATATGTGTTGTGGTTGTCCTCGTCTCATACG CGTCCGGTCTTGAGTGGCTCACAAGGAGAGATGCGGAACCAGAAAATACATGTCGAAATATATATGATCAAATAACCATGATCATGCGACAACCTCAGTTTAGTCGAATTCTCCTCCAAAACGGCGAACTGAGCCTTGAttgcag GGAACAGACATTGACGAAAGCGGACGACTGCATAAACGCTACCGTCGTAACGTGCAGGTCACAGTTCACGGCCACTCAGCTGAATGCTGCCCTGAACGTCTTCTGTAGACACAGAGCAG ATATTGAGAACGAGCCTGCATGCTGGACCAGTGATGACTTACCTTCGGCTGTTGTTTCATGCTCTCGTAGTGACAG ACCTGAGTTTGCACTGTGCGCTGAACGAAACGTGACCAGTCTGACAGAGTGCTCTGCCACCACTGGCGCCATCTTCAGCGAGCTGATTTTGGACGTGTTTAAAAGTGATTGA